A window of the Dioscorea cayenensis subsp. rotundata cultivar TDr96_F1 chromosome 14, TDr96_F1_v2_PseudoChromosome.rev07_lg8_w22 25.fasta, whole genome shotgun sequence genome harbors these coding sequences:
- the LOC120275930 gene encoding transcription factor MYB4-like, translating into MVRAPCCEKMGLKKGPWTSEEDQILVSYINNFGHGNWRALPKLAGLLRCGKSCRLRWTNYLRPDIKRGNFSKEEEDTIISLHQSLGNRWSAIAAQLPGRTDNEIKNVWHTYLKKKIDNNVPGSKPKPKPKKNNKNVKCLETNAAKISAVNLSESPSRSCSTDLSSSSMITEWTDTAIEFPVVDESFWSEVMSVNGDEPSPELLSRSNGDESMDFWLRVFMEAGEFGELPEI; encoded by the exons ATGGTGAGAGCTCCATGCTGTGAAAAGATGGGGTTGAAGAAAGGGCCATGGACATCAGAAGAAGATCAAATCCTTGTCTCTTATATCAATAACTTTGGCCATGGCAATTGGCGTGCTCTTCCTAAACTTGCtg GTTTATTAAGGTGTGGGAAGAGTTGCAGACTTAGATGGACAAACTATCTTAGGCCAGACATCAAAAGAGGCAACTtcagtaaagaagaagaagacaccATTATCTCCTTGCATCAATCTCTTGGCAATAG ATGGTCTGCAATTGCTGCACAACTTCCGGGTAGAACAGACAATGAAATCAAGAATGTTTGGCACacttatttgaagaaaaaaattgataataatgtGCCGGGATCGAAGCCGAAGCCGAAGCCgaagaagaataacaagaatGTGAAATGTTTAGAGACAAATGCCGCGAAGATTTCTGCTGTTAATTTATCTGAGTCTCCTTCGAGATCTTGCAGTACTGATTTGTCATCTTCGTCGATGATCACGGAGTGGACTGATACAGCAATTGAGTTTCCGGTTGTGGATGAGAGTTTCTGGTCGGAGGTTATGTCGGTGAATGGCGATGAACCTTCTCCGGAATTGCTGAGTCGATCAAATggcgatgaaagcatggatttctGGTTGAGAGTCTTCATGGAAGCAGGAGAGTTCGGCGAATTACctgaaatttaa
- the LOC120276013 gene encoding uncharacterized protein LOC120276013, whose product MSCLSFKRNFIPCKKSWKRFKGKLMRVKIGRVRRSMIDNSPKRNDFHACKLSFRPVYVDELFNQPEIMGVDECHVKEKVVEKSSVLNYQAETSSSSGFVVRDVNFNEVDLKAEMFIAKFKEEMRLQRQRSFGEYQEMLARGV is encoded by the coding sequence ATGTCTTGTTTGAGcttcaaaagaaattttattcCATGCAAGAAGTCATGGAAGAGATTCAAAGGCAAACTTATGAGAGTGAAGATTGGAAGAGTTCGGAGATCGATGATCGATAATTCTCCGAAAAGAAATGATTTTCATGCATGTAAGTTGAGTTTTAGGCCTGTGTATGTTGATGAACTGTTTAATCAGCCGGAAATTATGGGTGTTGATGAATGTCATGTTAAAGAGAAGGTGGTGGAGAAAAGCAGTGTGTTGAATTATCAAGCAGAGacttcatcatcttctgggtTTGTTGTTAGAGatgttaattttaatgaagttgATTTGAAGGCAGAGATGTTCATTGCTAAGTTTAAGGAAGAGATGAGGCTTCAAAGACAGAGGTCTTTTGGAGAGTATCAAGAGATGCTTGCCAGAGGTGTTTAG
- the LOC120275216 gene encoding protein transport protein Sec24-like At3g07100 yields MHLVGEERKANLPGPPSMAFPAVPQTLTPFVSDPEAGFESSAPSGTATPFLSSGPVSGPRPLGVSQVTMQTFPSRPMAGYEMSEYRMPSPPPAGPSSTPMPSYLAQGASSYQQLSTPPVLPTAQAVQPLRGPPLGAPPFPAPTGSFRPQTQISSVPIGAPPQIGNSLPPRANMPLPTSESSLAPQKPFFQSPWPGNPNAFPSGNVPQPPLESQFPSPRPVSQSPLQAYSAPYMPLPMSETSLPPHKPFSQSPWPGNPNAFPNGNVPQPPLESQFPSPRPVSQPPLQAYSAPYERLPMSETSLPPHKPFSQSPWPGNSNAFPSGNVPQPPLESQFTSPRPVSQPPLQAYSAPYVSSQAPPLNAHQGSYVPPAPLGFNSREQMQYSGTGPQLGGTIQGLLEDFQSLSVGSSPCMLDQGIDPESLPRPLDVDQELISILEKYPLNCHPRYLRLTTHAIPSSQSLLSRWHLPLGAVVHPLAEAPDGEEVQVVNVGCASVVRCRRCQTYVNPYVTFMDAGRKWWCNLCSLLNDVPIEYFCPLDASGRRCDVDQRPELSKGSVEYAAPAEYMRRPPIPPIYFFLIDVSVTAVQNGFLETIATTIKSCLDGFPGSPRTLIAFLTFDSRLHFYSLKSSLSQPQMMVVSDLEDIFLPMHDDLLVNLADSRTAIDNLLDSLPSMFQHTVDVESALGPALMAAHMIMRQLGGKLLVFQNTLPSLGVGRLRLRGNDLCIHGTDKEHTLRVPEEPFYKQMAAEFTKNHIAVDIYAFSDKYSDIASLGSLAKYTGGQVYYYPSFQVTIHGQKLRYELTRNLTRETAWEAVMRIRCGKGLRFTTYHGHFMVRSTDFLDLPAVDCDKAFAMQFSLDETLITEQTIYFQVALLYTSSSGERRIRVHTAAAPVVSDLGEMYRQADSGAIVSMMSKLAIEKTLSGKLEDARQFLQLKLMRSLREYRNLYVVQHRLGGRLIYPESLKYLALYILSLCKTLALRGGYVEASLDEHCAAGYSLMILPIGGMLKLLYPTLVRIDEILLKAPDNSELLNELKPLPLTKESLDAGGLYLYNDGFSLILWCGRMLSADIVKNILGIDFSTSPDLSKVTLFEHDNEVARKLTSMLTKIRKNHHSNYQLCHIVRQDEQPRETSLLLSNLVEDQTAGTFSYRDWMLQMFLQTQQIS; encoded by the exons ATGCATCTTGTGGGTGAGGAAAGGAAAGCAAATCTTCCTGGACCGCCATCCATGGCTTTTCCTGCCGTTCCACAAACTTTGACACCTTTTGTGTCAGATCCTGAGGCTGGGTTTGAATCATCTGCTCCTTCTGGAACTGCAACTCCATTTTTGTCTTCAGGGCCTGTGTCTGGTCCCAGGCCATTAGGTGTCTCTCAGGTCACAATGCAAACCTTTCCTTCTAGGCCTATGGCTGGGTATGAGATGTCAGAATATAGGATGCCATCTCCACCTCCAGCTGGTCCCTCTAGTACTCCCATGCCATCTTATCTGGCACAAGGTGCAAGCTCCTATCAGCAACTATCAACTCCTCCAGTTCTTCCAACTGCTCAAGCTGTACAACCCCTTCGTGGTCCACCTTTGGGTGCTCCTCCATTTCCTGCGCCTACTGGGTCTTTTCGGCCTCAAACCCAAATTTCATCAGTTCCAATAGGAGCCCCGCCTCAAATTGGAAATTCTTTACCACCTAGAGCTAATATGCCACTGCCAACGTCAGAGTCATCACTTGCACCACAAAAGCCATTTTTTCAGTCACCATGGCCTGGGAACCCAAATGCATTTCCAAGCGGTAATGTTCCCCAGCCTCCTTTGGAGTCACAATTTCCTTCTCCTAGACCAGTTTCACAGTCTCCTTTGCAGGCTTATTCAGCTCCATATATGCCACTGCCCATGTCAGAGACATCACTTCCACCACATAAGCCATTTTCTCAGTCACCATGGCCTGGGAACCCAAATGCATTTCCAAATGGTAATGTTCCCCAGCCTCCTTTGGAGTCACAATTTCCTTCTCCTAGACCAGTTTCACAGCCTCCTTTGCAGGCTTATTCAGCTCCATATGAGCGACTGCCCATGTCAGAGACATCACTTCCACCACATAAGCCATTTTCTCAGTCACCATGGCCTGGGAATTCAAATGCATTTCCAAGCGGTAATGTTCCCCAGCCTCCTTTGGAGTCACAATTTACTTCTCCTAGACCAGTTTCACAGCCTCCTTTGCAGGCTTATTCAGCTCCTTATGTTTCTTCCCAAGCCCCTCCTTTGAATGCTCACCAAGGAAGTTATGTGCCACCTGCACctttgggttttaattcaagAGAGCAAATGCAGTATTCCGGCACTGGACCTCAACTTGGAGGCACCATTCAAGGTCTGCTTGAGGATTTCCAGTCATTATCTGTTGGCTCTTCTCCATGCATGCTTGATCAAGGAATAGATCCCGAATCACTGCCAAGGCCATTGGATGTTGATCAAGAGCTTATTTCTATTCTTGAAAAATACCCTCTAAACTGCCACCCAAGATATCTAAGATTGACAACTCATGCAATACCAAGTTCACAATCATTGCTTTCTAGGTGGCATTTGCCTCTTGGAGCAGTGGTTCATCCTTTAGCAGAAGCTCCAGATGGG GAAGAAGTGCAGGTTGTCAATGTTGGTTGTGCTAGTGTTGTCAGATGCCGAAGATGTCAGACTTACGTAAATCCTTACGTGACATTTATGGATGCTGGACGGAAATGGTGGTGCAACCTTTGTTCTCTACTCAATGATG TTCCTATAGAGTATTTCTGTCCCTTGGATGCAAgtggaagaagatgtgatgtAGATCAAAGACCTGAGCTTTCCAAGGGTAGTGTGGAATATGCTGCTCCAGCTGAATATATGCGTCGACCACCAATTCCTCCAatatatttctttcttattgATGTGTCAGTAACTGCAGTCCAGAATGGTTTTCTTGag ACTATAGCGACAACAATCAAATCTTGCCTTGATGGGTTTCCTGGCTCTCCTAGGACACTGATTGCCTTTCTAACTTTTGACAGCAGGTTACATTTCTACAGTTTGAAG TCTTCTCTGTCCCAACCACAGATGATGGTGGTTTCAGATTTGGAAGATATATTTCTTCCTATGCATGATGATCTTCTTGTCAATTTAGCTGATTCAAGAACTGCCATTGATAATCTTTTGGATAGCTTGCCCAGTATGTTTCAACACACTGTAGATGTAGAATCTGCTTTGGGACCTGCTCTCATGGCAGCACACATGATTATG CGTCAACTTGGAGGAAAGTTGCTCGTCTTTCAGAATACATTACCTTCTCTTGGTGTTGGCCGGCTAAGGTTACGTGGCAATGACCTTTGTATCCACGGGACAGATAAAGAACATACCTTAAGAGTTCCTGAAGAGCCCTTCTATAAGCAGATGGCTGCTGAATTCACAAAGAATCATATCGCTGTGGACATATATGCTTTCAGTGACAAGTACTCTGATATAGCTTCTCTAG GATCTCTTGCCAAATACACTGGTGGACAGGTTTATTATTATCCATCATTTCAGGTAACAATTCATGGACAGAAACTCAGATATGAGTTGACCAGGAACCTAACCAGGGAGACTGCTTGGGAAGCTGTCATGCGTATTAGATGTGGAAAAG GGCTGCGGTTCACAACTTATCATGGTCATTTTATGGTAAGATCAACGGATTTTCTAGACCTCCCAGCTGTGGATTGTGACAAAGCCTTTGCGATGCAATTTTCTTTGGATGAAACACTGATAACAGAACAGACCATATATTTTCAAGTAGCCCTCCT ATATACTTCATCCTCTGGTGAAAGACGCATTAGAGTTCATACAGCAGCTGCACCAGTTGTGTCAGATCTTGGGGAGATGTACCGCCAGGCTGACTCTGGAGCCATTGTATCTATGATGAGCAAGCTTG CAATTGAGAAAACTCTTTCTGGCAAGCTTGAGGATGCCCGCCAGTTTTTACAGTTGAAATTAATGAGAAGTCTCAGAGAATACAGAAACCTTTATGTTGTGCAACATAGGTTAGGCGGGAGGCTGATATATCCGGAGTCTTTAAAATATTTGGCGTTATACATATTGTCTCTATGCAAGACCCTTGCTCTTCGTGGGGGATATGTTGAGGCTTCACTAGATGAACACTGTGCTGCTGGATACAGTTTGATGATTTTACCGATTGGAGGGATGCTTAAGCTTCTATATCCAACGTTGGTTAGGATAGATGAGATCCTTTTGAAG GCCCCAGATAACTCTGAATTGTTGAACGAATTGAAACCATTACCCTTGACAAAAGAGAGTTTAGATGCTGGAGGATTATATCTTTATAATGATGGATTCAGCCTAATTCTTTGGTGTGGCAGAATGCTATCTGCTGACATTGTGAAAAACATACTTGGAATCGACTTTTCTACCTCCCCAGATTTATCAAAG GTTACATTGTTTGAGCATGATAACGAGGTTGCTCGAAAATTAACAAGCATGCTgacaaagataagaaagaacCATCATTCCAACTATcaattatgccatattgtaaGACAAGACGAGCAACCGAGAGAAACCTCGTTGCTTCTCTCCAACCTCGTCGAAGATCAGACAGCCGGAACCTTCAGTTACAGAGACTGGATGTTGCAAATGTTCCTTCAAACACAACAAATTTCTTGA